Genomic DNA from Thermosipho affectus:
TCCATTTACAAAGATTAAAAACTCGTCTCCTCCGTATCTTACAACTTTATCTTCTTTCCTTATACTTTTCTTACATAATTTTACAAATTTTTTCAATACTTTATCGCCATAATCATGTCCATATGTATCATTAAGTTTTTTAAAACCATCCAAATCTATAAATATTATAGAACAATCACCGTTAAAATTCATCTTGTTTAAGAAATTCCTGTTGTAAGCACCTGTTAATGGATCAAATAAAGAATTTCTAAGTGTCTCCTTCTTTTCTTTAACAAGTTTATCAAAAACTTCTCTAAATTTAAAATTTATAGTCAAAATTTCAGACAACAAATTAAACACGTATAATTCTTTAGATGTAAATGCATTTTTTCCACCTTTTTCAAACAACACCGCACCAAAAACCTCTTCTTCAAATTTTAAAGGCACACCATAAATGGAAACAATTCTATGTTTCCCAAACACTATTCTTTCATATCCTTTTGGAAGGACTAATCTTTCTGAATTTCTCACATACAACTTTTTACCAAAATCCATTATATATGAAACAATTGGCTTCTTTTTAGGCGGAACGACAAAATTCACCCTTTCTTCAAAACCTATATTTGCATAATGTATGTAAGTACTTCCATCACCTCTTCTAGTCGCTACAACGAGAGAGTCAATTATTTTCTGTCCTTTTAAAAAATCAAACAACTTTTTTGAAACTTCCGAAAGAGTTTTCCTATTTAAAATATCCGAAAAAATACTTTTTGGAATTTCATTTAAAGGCTTGATAATATCTTTTGCATACGAATATACATTGCTTGAAATATTTACCAAAAAAAGTATTGAATACCTCAAACCTTTGGACTTTATCCTGAAAAACTTCAAAAGAAATATCTGTCCACCAATTTCAATTTCTACCTCAAATTCTAATTTATCTTTATAGTAATTCTTCAAAACCATATCAAAAAATACTTCTAATTGCGAATATTTCTTTGAAAAAACTTTAATTTTATCTTCCGTAACATTTTTAAAATCAAAAAAATCCATATTATACATCTTAGCATAGTTTAATAGACTAGATGAAA
This window encodes:
- a CDS encoding sensor domain-containing diguanylate cyclase; the encoded protein is MYFVLGLVVILGLLLIFSLMYILKLRNLVNLVFDGKSSKMGVAVWHGGKLKYFSSSLLNYAKMYNMDFFDFKNVTEDKIKVFSKKYSQLEVFFDMVLKNYYKDKLEFEVEIEIGGQIFLLKFFRIKSKGLRYSILFLVNISSNVYSYAKDIIKPLNEIPKSIFSDILNRKTLSEVSKKLFDFLKGQKIIDSLVVATRRGDGSTYIHYANIGFEERVNFVVPPKKKPIVSYIMDFGKKLYVRNSERLVLPKGYERIVFGKHRIVSIYGVPLKFEEEVFGAVLFEKGGKNAFTSKELYVFNLLSEILTINFKFREVFDKLVKEKKETLRNSLFDPLTGAYNRNFLNKMNFNGDCSIIFIDLDGFKKLNDTYGHDYGDKVLKKFVKLCKKSIRKEDKVVRYGGDEFLIFVNGKNAKQVVDRIKRKSDIDFSYGIVKHNKQKNFGEILKEVDKKMYEMKKSKRHG